A single Brienomyrus brachyistius isolate T26 chromosome 11, BBRACH_0.4, whole genome shotgun sequence DNA region contains:
- the slc39a1 gene encoding zinc transporter ZIP1, translating to MEYLLQVKVGALVGLLVLTLLFGFIPARLKWFRESSGTETHRVVLSFISCFAGGVFLAACLLDIIPDYLSDIGAELSTQGLNPTSFPLAEFIMACGFFMVLILERIVLNFSGPRGQESAPLLPPAGHGHSHDRGDLEGSVQHVHVDLQAHSSFRSFMLFLSLSLHSVFEGLAIGLQTTDSKVLEICIAILVHKSIIVFSLSVKLVQSEVRPLWVAAYITVFALMSPLGIGVGISVMEARFAFGALIQAVLEGLAAGTFLYITFLEILPHELNSPERQLIKVFFILLGFSVMAGLALLG from the exons ATGGAGTACTTGTTACAGGTTAAGGTGGGCGCTCTGGTGGGCTTGCTGGTCCTCAcgctcctgtttggcttcattcCGGCGCGACTGAAATGGTTCCGGGAGTCGAGCGGAACAG AAACCCACCGGGTGGTGCTGAGTTTCATCAGCTGCTTCGCTGGTGGTGTGTTTCTGGCTGCCTGTCTGCTGGACATCATCCCCGACTACCTGTCTGACATCGGGGCAGAGCTGAGCACCCAAGGGCTGAAT CCAACCAGCTTCCCCCTGGCTGAATTCATCATGGCCTGTGGCTTTTTCATGGTGCTCATCCTGGAGAGGATCGTTCTGAACTTCAGCGGCCCCAGAGGCCAGGAGAGCGCCCCCTTGCTCCCGCCGGCCGGCCACGGGCACAGCCATGACCGCGGAGACTTGGAAGGCAGCGTCCAGCACGTGCACGTGGACTTGCAGGCGCACTCCTCCTTCCGCTCCTTCATGCTtttcctgtctctctccctccattCTGTCTTCGAGGGGCTGGCAATTGGCCTACAGACGACAGACTCCAAG GTGCTTGAGATCTGCATCGCCATCCTAGTTCACAAGAGCATCATAGTCTTCAGCCTGTCTGTAAAGCTGGTGCAGAGCGAGGTCCGGCCGCTGTGGGTGGCAGCCTACATCACCGTGTTTGCGCTCATGTCACCGCTGGGCATCGGCGTGGGCATCAGCGTGATGGAGGCACGCTTTGCGTTTGGGGCCTTGATCCAGGCCGTGCTGGAGGGACTGGCTGCCGGAACGTTCCTTTACATCACCTTCCTGGAAATCCTGCCCCACGAGCTGAACTCCCCCGAGAGACAGCTGATCAAAGTTTTCTTCATCCTGTTGGGCTTCAGCGTCATGGCAGGTCTTGCGCTCCTGGGTTGA
- the LOC125751619 gene encoding protein disulfide-isomerase A3-like: protein MLQLLLLSALAAATRASDVLELTDDDFDSRIGHHELILVEFFAPWCGHCKRLAPEYEAAATRLKSIVALAKVDCTANSNVCKKYDVSGYPTLKIFKGGEDSGSYDGPRTADGIVSHMKKLAGPASSAIKTAVEFEKYIGDRDASVIGFFADSGSSAQAEFQKSAGSLRDFYRFAHTNSEELLKKYDIESEGIILFRPARLSNKFEESSVRFSKDTMTSDKIKKFIQDNIFGMCPHMTEDNKDLIKGKDLMVAYYDVDYEMNPKGSNYWRNRVMKVAKDFLDQGKQMNFAVANKNAFSHDLSEFGLDSHTGELPVVGIRSSSGDKYVMQEEFSRDGKALERFLQDYFAGKLKRYLKSEPVPENNDGPVKVVVAENFDQIVNDDSKDVLIEFYAPWCGHCKSLEPKYKELGEKLSGDPNIVIAKMDATANDVPSPYDVSGFPTIYFAPAGRKEDPQRYEGGREVGDFISYLKREATNPLVVEDTEKSEL from the exons ATGCTGCAGTTGCTGCTTCTATCTGCTCTGGCAGCGGCCACCCGGGCCAGCGACGTGCTGGAGCTCACGGATGACGACTTTGACAGCAGGATCGGCCACCACGAGCTGATCCTTGTGGAGTTTTTTGCACCCTG GTGTGGTCATTGCAAGCGACTTGCTCCAGAGTACGAAGCTGCAGCAACACGTCTGAAAAGCATCGTCGCCTTGGCAAAG GTTGACTGCACTGCAAATTCCAACGTTTGCAAAAAATATGATGTGAGTGGCTACCCAACCCTTAAGATTTTCAAAGGTGGAGAAGATTCCGGCAGCTATGACGGACCTCGAACTGCTG ATGGAATCGTGAGCCACATGAAAAAGCTAGCTGGTCCAGCTTCATCAGCGATCAAGACTGCGGTCGAGTTTGAGAAATATATTGGAGATCGCGATGCAAGTGTAATTG GCTTTTTTGCGGACAGTGGCAGCTCTGCGCAGGCGGAGTTCCAGAAGTCTGCCGGCTCCCTGAGGGACTTCTACCGCTTTGCACATACAAACTCTGAGGAGCTTCTGAAGAAATATGACATAGAAAGCGA AGGAATTATCCTGTTTCGACCTGCACGCCTCAGCAATAAATTTGAAGAGAGCAGTGTGAGGTTCAGTAAGGATACGATGACCAGTGACAAGATCAAGAAATTCATCCAAGATAACAT CTTTGGTATGTGTCCCCACATGACTGAGGACAACAAGGACCTGATCAAGGGCAAAGATCTGATGGTGGCCTACTACGATGTAGATTATGAGATGAATCCCAAGGGCTCCAACTACTGGAGGAACAG GGTCATGAAGGTGGCCAAAGACTTCTTGGATCAGGGGAAGCAGATGAACTTTGCAGTCGCTAATAAAAACGCCTTCAGCCATGACTTGTCGGAATTTGGGCTGGACTCCCACACTGGGGAACTGCCAGTCGTTGGAATTCGCTCTTCCAGTGGAGACAAATATGTCATGCAAGAGGAATTCTC ACGCGATGGGAAGGCCCTGGAACGATTTCTGCAAGACTACTTTGCTGGAAAGCTTAAACGCTACCTTAAGTCGGAGCCAGTTCCTGAAAACAATGATGGCCCAGTGAAG GTTGTAGTTGCTGAGAACTTCGATCAGATTGTGAATGATGACAGTAAAGATGTCTTGATTGAGTTCTATGCCCCTTGGTGTGGCCATTGCAAGAGCCTAGAACCAAAGTACAAGGAGCTGGGTGAAAAG CTATCCGGTGATCCCAACATTGTCATTGCAAAGATGGATGCCACAGCCAATGACGTGCCTTCGCCCTATGATGTCAGCGG GTTTCCTACCATTTATTTTGCCCCAGCTGGTAGGAAAGAAGATCCCCAGAGATATGAG GGTGGCCGTGAGGTCGGCGACTTCATCTCCTATCTAAAGAGAGAGGCCACCAATCCCTTGGTGGTCGAAGACACTGAGAAGTCAGAGTTGTAG
- the isg20 gene encoding apoptosis-enhancing nuclease, translated as MPGLSCCEMALENVRSSHDPRPPGPIHLSLAASPRGAPECRRKKNPATNKWLRIQAKRAVLEKSGVLQKKKQAKDKPRDRGGLGSVALSPDPGIWGDFSFPPRTEVPSDILSVAGSPAWHLSGTSKAGTMSSVGERWETDSGVSSAASPPVSGRNSPCPCANPAKVVAIDCEMVGTGPGGRFSEVARCSTVNYHGEVLYDKYIQPLRPVVNYRTRWSGISQQHLVNAVPFDRAQREILQLLKGKVVVGHALHNDFRALGFVPPRHLIRDTSRSRELRRLCDFPLRGSVSLKNLAKTLLHRKIQTSRQGHCSVEDAIAAMDLYKLVETQWEQNVLDASPSLDTDSLSEAASTASHYMQDQYWPEEISNDCK; from the exons ATGCCAGGTCTGAGCTGCTGTGAGATGGCCTTGGAAAACGTGAGGAGCTCCCACGATCCCCGTCCTCCAGGCCCTATCCACCTTTCCTTAGCTGCGAGTCCTCGAGGGGCTCCGGAGTGTCGCAGGAAGAAAAACCCAGCAACAAATAAATGGTTGCGGATACAGGCAAAAAGAGCGGTACTGGAGAAGAGTGGCGTCCTGCAGAAGAAAAAACAAGCGAAGGACAAACCCAGAGACCGGGGGGGCTTGGGCTCCGTCGCGTTATCCCCGGACCCTGGGATCTGGGGGGACTTTTCATTCCCCCCACGGACCGAGGTTCCATCTGACATCTTGTCGGTGGCTGGCAGCCCTGCATGGCACCTGTCAGGAACGTCCAAAGCTGGGACGATGTCCTCCGTTGGTGAGCGCTGGGAGACGGACAGCGGGGTCTCCTCGGCAGCCAGCCCCCCCGTCAGCGGCCGTAACTCCCCCTGCCCCTGCGCGAATCCAGCCAAGGTGGTCGCCATAGACTGCGAGATGGTGGGCACTGGCCCAGGCGGTCGCTTCAGTGAGGTGGCCCGTTGCAGTACAGTGAACTACCATGGGGAGGTGCTGTACGACAAATACATCCAGCCGCTGAGGCCGGTCGTGAACTACCGGACTCGCTGGAGCGGTATCTCCCAGCAGCACCTGGTCAACGCGGTGCCCTTTGACAGGGCGCAACGGGAG ATCCTTCAGCTGCTGAAGGGGAAGGTCGTCGTCGGTCACGCCCTGCACAATGACTTCCGAGCCTTGGGATTCGTTCCTCCGCGGCACCTGATCAGGGACACGAGCCGCTCACGTGAGCTCAGGCGGTTGTGTGACTTTCCGCTCCGGGGCAGCGTCTCCTTGAAAAACCTGGCCAAGACCCTACTACACAGAAAAATTCAG ACCAGCAGGCAGGGTCACTGCTCCGTGGAGGACGCCATCGCAGCCATGGACCTCTACAAGCTCGTAGAGACGCAGTGGGAGCAGAATGTGCTGGACGCGAGTCCGAGTTTGGACACGGACTCCCTTTCTGAAGCGGCATCGACCGCTAGTCACTACATGCAGGACCAGTATTGGCCTGAAGAGATTTCAAATGACTGCAAGTAA